In Brassica rapa cultivar Chiifu-401-42 chromosome A06, CAAS_Brap_v3.01, whole genome shotgun sequence, a single window of DNA contains:
- the LOC103873814 gene encoding DNA polymerase delta catalytic subunit encodes MNRGGKSKKRPLPSTTLPPGKHRATGTPSPSPVVGTLEEEFVDEDVFVDEIDEESLILRDMEEREALSARSSTWARPPLSPAYLANSQSIIFQQLEIDYVIKEIHKELLPGSSGQAAVIRIFGVTREGHSVCCFVHGFEPYFYIACPPGMGPDDISRFHQSLEGRMRESNKNANVPKFVRHIEMVQKKSIMYYQQQKSQTFLKITVALPTMVASCRGILDRGIQIDGLGMKSFQTYESNIVFALRFMVDRDIVGGNWIEVPAGKYKKDARTLSYCQLEFHCLYSDLISHAPEGEYSKMAPFRVLSFDIECAGRKGHFPEAKHDPVIQIANLVTLQGEDQPFIRNVMTLNSCAPIVGVDVMSFETERKVLLAWKDFVRDVDPDIIIGYNICKFDLPYLIERAAALGIEEFPLLGRVKNSRVRMRDSTFSSRQQGTRESKETTIEGRFQFDLFQAIHRDHKLSSYSLNSVSAHFLSEQKEDVHHSIITDLQNGNAETRRRLAVYCLKDAYLPQRLLDKLMCIYNYVEMARVTGVPISFLLARGQSIKVLSQLLRKAKQKNMVLPNAKQSGSEQGTFEGATVLEARTGFYEKPIATLDFASLYPSIMMAYNLCYCTLVTPEDVRKLNLPPEHINKTPSGETFVKQSLQKGILPEILEELITARKRAKADLKEAKDPLEKAVLDGRQLALKISANSVYGFTGATVGQLPCLEISSSVTSYGRQMIEQTKKFVEDKFTTLGGYEYNAEVIYGDTDSVMVQFGVPDVEAAMTLGKEAAEYISGTFIKPIKLEFEKVYFPYLLINKKRYAGLVWTNPQKFDKMDTKGIETVRRDNCLLVKNLVTESLNKILIDRDVQGAAEYVKNTIADLLMNRIDLSLLVITKGLTKTGDDYEVKSAHGELAERMRKRDAATAPNVGDRVPYVIITAAKGAKGYEKSEDPIYVLENNIPIDPKYYLENQISKPLLRIFDPVLKNASSELLHGDHMRSISITTPSNSGIMRFAKKQLSCVGCKVPISTGTLCARCKGREAELYCKNVSQVSDLEELFGRLWTQCQECQGSLHQDVLCTSRDCPIFYRRMKAQKDMATAKQQLDRWSF; translated from the exons ATGAATCGAGGGGGAAAGTCCAAAAAGCGACCGCTTCCGTCGACTACCTTACCGCCGGGGAAACACCGCGCCACGGGTACTCCGTCACCGTCCCCAGTCGTCGGAACCCTAGAAGAAGAATTCGTCGACGAGGATGTGTTCGTCGACGAAATCGACGAGGAATCCCTAATCCTTCGCGATATGGAAGAGCGTGAAGCCCTATCCGCACGCTCATCCACTTGGGCTCGACCTCCTCTCTCACCCGCTTATCTCGCGAACTCGCAGAGTATCA TTTTTCAGCAATTGGAGATTGATTATGTAATCAAGGAGATTCATAAGGAGCTTTTACCTGGTTCATCTGGGCAAGCTGCAGTCATCAGGATCTTCGGGGTAACCAGAGAAG GTCATAGTGTGTGTTGCTTTGTTCATGGGTTTGAGCCTTACTTTTACATTGCTTGCCCTCCTGGAATGGGCCCAGACGATATCTCTCGTTTCCATCAGAGTCTTGAG GGAAGGATGAGGGAATCCAATAAGAATGCCAACGTTCCGAAGTTCGTACGTCATATAGAAATGGTGCAAAAGAAAAGCATTATGTATTACCAACAGCAAAAGTCCCAAACTTTTCTCAAGATTACTGTTGCGTTACCGACTATGGTGGCTAGCTGTCGCG GCATCCTTGATAGAGGCATACAGATTGATGGACTGGGTATGAAGAGTTTCCAAACTTACGAGAGCAATATTGTTTTTGCTCTCCGTTTCATGGTTGACCGCGATATCGTGGGAGGAAACTGGATCGAAGTGCCTGCTGGGAAATATAAGAAGGACGCAAGGACTTTGTCTTACTGCCAATTGGAGTTTCATTGCCT GTACTCAGATTTGATCAGTCATGCTCCAGAAGGTGAATACTCAAAAATGGCTCCATTCCGTGTGCTAAGTTTCGATATTGAGTGTGCTGGTCGTAAAGGACACTTTCCAGAGGCTAAGCATGATCCTGTGATCCAG ATAGCCAATCTTGTAACTCTTCAGGGAGAGGATCAACCATTTATACGCAATGTCATGACTCTTAACTCATGTGCTCCAATCGTAGGCGTAGATGTTATGTCTTTTGAAACAGAAAGAAAGGTCTTACTAGCTTGGAAG GATTTTGTTCGTGATGTTGATCCTGATATCATCATTGGCTATAACATCTGCAAATTCGATTTACCTTATCTGATTGAG AGAGCTGCAGCACTGGGAATCGAGGAATTTCCTCTTCTTGGTCGTGTAAAGAACAGTAGGGTCCGGATGAGGGACTCAACGTTTTCATCAAG ACAACAAGGAACAAGGGAAAGTAAGGAGACCACAATTGAAGGACGATTTCAGTTTGACCTTTTTCAG GCTATTCACAGAGACCACAAATTAAGTTCCTATTCGCTGAATTCTGTCTCAGCTCACTTTCTATCCGAGCAG AAAGAGGATGTCCACCATTCTATAATAACCGATCTTCAGAATGGGAATGCGGAAACCAGGAGGCGTCTTGCTGTTTATTGTTTGAAG GATGCATATCTCCCTCAGCGGCTTCTCGACAAActgatgtgtatatataattatgtcgAAATGGCTCGTGTGACTGGTGTTCctatttcttttcttcttgctaGAGGACAGAGTATCAAG GTTCTATCTCAGCTTCTTAGGAAAGCTAAACAGAAGAACATGGTTCTTCCGAATGCTAAACAGTCAGGGTCTGAACAAGGAACTTTTGAAGGCGCAACT GTTCTAGAAGCAAGAACAGGTTTCTATGAAAAGCCAATTGCAACTCTGGATTTTGCTTCATTGTACCCGTCAATTATGATGGCATATAATTTGTGCTACTGCACCTTG GTGACACCTGAAGATGTGCGCAAACTGAATCTTCCACCTGAGCATATCAATAAAACTCCATCAGGGGAAACATTTGTTAAGCAAAGTTTACAAAAG GGTATACTTCCAGAGATTCTTGAAGAGCTCATTACTGCCCGTAAAAGAGCTAAAGCAGATTTAAAG GAGGCTAAGGATCCGCTTGAGAAGGCTGTTTTAGATGGTAGACAATTGGCATTAAAG ATCAGTGCAAATTCTGTCTACGGGTTTACAGGAGCCACTGTTGGGCAGTTACCTTGCTTAGAAATATCATCAAGCGTGACTAGCTATG GTCGTCAGATGATTGAACAAACAAAGAAATTCGTGGAAGATAAATTCACAACATTGGGAGGGTATGAATACAATGCAGAG GTCATTTATGGAGACACGGATTCAGTCATGGTGCAATTTGGCGTACCGGATGTAGAAGCTGCGATGACCTTGGGGAAGGAAGCTGCAGAATATATTAGTGGAACTTTTATCAAA CCTATCAAATTGGAGTTTGAGAAGGTTTATTTTCCATATTTGCTGATCAACAAGAAGAGGTATGCTGGTTTGGTGTGGACTAATCCTCAAAAGTTTGACAAAATGGACACCAAGGGAATCGAGACAGTACGAAGGGATAATTGTTTACTGGTTAAGAACCTTGTCACTGAGAGTCTTAACAAAATACTAATCGATAGAGATGTTCAAGGCGCAGCTGAGTATGTTAAAAATACAATTGCGGATCTTCTCATGAACCGTATCGACTTATCACTTTTGGTGATTACTAAG GGTCTAACTAAAACAGGAGATGATTATGAAGTTAAATCAGCTCATGGTGAGCTTGCTGAACGCATGCGTAAG AGGGATGCTGCTACAGCGCCAAATGTTGGCGACCGGGTACCATATGTTATTATTACAGCAGCCAAAGGTGCCAAG GGTTATGAAAAGTCAGAAGATCCGATCTACGTACTTGAGAATAACATCCCTATAGACCCAAAGTATTACCTAGAGAATCAGATTAGCAAG CCGCTTCTTAGGATTTTTGACCCGGTCTTAAAAAACGCTAGCAGTGAACTTCTCCATGGAGATCACATGAGGTCAATATCAATTACTACTCCTTCGAACAGCGGCATAATGAGATTTGCCAAGAAACAACTGAGCTGTGTTG